tcagatcttcttgattctaaaccCAGGTTCTATCAACCTAGCtaccaaaaaaaatttcagagaagaaaattccTCCTTTTTACTCAATTATCCATTCTAGTGCTTAACAATACTCAGTAGCTCTTCATATGTGTAACCTAACTCTTCCTTGCAATAGTAAGtcactttcctctccctctgttctCAATCAAGATGGAGAACAGCAAGATAGGATTGCTTACCCCTTTAATTTTTGATAAGCTTAAGGTCCAAGGTTTAAATTAAGaggaaagcaaaatagaaaagagataCTGAGGTTTATCAAAATGGAACAATAATTTTAGGACTCCCAAAGAACAGTTTCACTTTATAATTTTAGGATCAAAGCTTCTCCTGAATAACACAATCATACCAGGTGATCCTGGTAGTATTTTATATGGCAGgtgttttgtttatttaactAGATCATGAATTGCGATGGGCTGCACTTCCATCTGTTACTGATACCTACCAGTAAAGTGATATCTAGCCAAACAGCAGAAAcgtaacaaataaataaatgcacagTGGAAATTTTTAAGTGAAAGTGAGAAGTGTTTTATTTCACTTTCAGATTTTCTAAagaaacttctctctctctccctctaccacacacacacacacacacacacacacattctctctcctgtctctgtatctctgtatctcggtctctgtctctctgtctgtctgtctctctcctcttttctcctcttttctcactCTCCCCCCCATTCCATATTTTGAAGGCAAATCCAACTGAAGCTTACTGATTGTGATCGTTTTTAGGGGAAAAACAACACCAAGTAATGATCAAGTTATGGGTTATTTTGTCACAATTTGGTATatgtcaaaaagagaaaaattctcaTCTTGAAGAGCTAAAATGAAGACACTTACTGGAAAATGTAGCACTTGTCATTCGCACAGCCCAAAATCTGAAGTATGGCCCCCATGGAAGTTTAGACTGAAAAGTAACAAAGTTGTAACAACGATTAACAGAAAGGCCTGAGGATGGCAGACAACTGTTTCACGTAGAGATTTCAAAGTGCTATACCACAATAACTAAAAAAcatgtaggatttgaattcagctttgCTTAATCTTCGCTCCTTCTCCTACGTCCTAGTGCCTTTCTATAACCAGGGGTATTTCATAGTGAGCTGCTTTCacttaccattttacagataagaaaactaagcaCCTGCACATGACTAAATGATCTTGCtcaaagacacagagaaatgaATCTAGGCGATAGAGATTTTTGTAGTACAACtccactcattttatttttagatgtttcattgatactttttttaaaaaaatagcttttaataTCATGCCTTCCCCTACAACTCAGTGCTCCACTCATTAGGCAGGGATTAACTTTCTGTGTGTCATGCACCTCTTTGCAGACTGATGAAACTGGTGtaacctttctcagaataatatttttaaattattgaaggAAATGACACATTTCAATTAGAGTTTAGCAAAAATAAAGCTGTAATTTATTCTCATTCAGGCAGATCCCTTGAAATCTAGTCCATGGATCCTAGATTAAAAGTCAGAACATCAGAGCAAAGTCTTATGTGAGCTATTCTGGTGGAGTGATAAATCAGGagagaactaagttcaaatcctgcctttcacACTTACAAACAATGTGATGaggggcaagttatttcactttcTGAACTctaatttcctaatctataaaatgggtgtaacactgcttacctcacagagttgatgtgaagataaaatgagataatatagacAAAGCAATTTACAAACTATATAATGTGCTATCAAAAACCCAATATTCTTAGTAGAATTCTTTTCTGGCTAACTCCTCTTAATGGTTTGGCAAATGGCTACTTTCCCTTTACCTATGACCCATATGGATATACTCAACTTACAATAGCAAGTGTTGAAGAGTTCTTTAATTCTTCTTCCtcgtcttcctcttcttcttctgtgcTATATTCATGCATAGTGTCGCCATTTGCAAAGTGGATTATCCTTTTAGGGGTAGATCTTTTGGtagtttctctcttctccagttcTGACTTTTGGAAACCATCCTCCTTCCCCATAAGAGAAACAACCACAAACAATGACAACAGACAAAGTGAAGAGATGTCAGAATCCTGTTAAATTTATCTACTCAGACCAACGATAAGAGGTATTTAACTCAGTGCCATGTACCAACAGGCTCTTCGTAAATATCAGTGCAAGACAAGTCTAGCCAAAAAAGCTAAAGACATGCATTACTTGATTGTGTAGTATGGTTCCGTCAATTCCAAGGAGAGTTAAGTTCAGTTCTGCTATAAAATGGAAGAGTCAGAAGGAGGTAAGTGGTTATTCTGGGCCACCCAAGCAATCCTTTAAGggcctcttctttcctttcattaattTCAAAATGAATCTTTGATGAAGAGTGGTCTCTTTTCTTTGTAGCCATTACACTTTTAAGACTCGGTAGCAAATAATATGTCACAGGTTTTAGGACTACGTGGACACCACACAATCAGATCcattcaaatgagatcatgtttataaagtacttagcacagagtctgacacataataggtgcctaataaatttCCCACTTCCTGATGAACTAAGTCCTGTTCCTTTTGTAGCATTGAGTTTATGCCATTTTCACAAGTCTTTGTTAAAAGCTTAACAAaacttcctcccttttttcttattcccttttgtctctctgtctctctgtgtctcccttttGTCTCACTCTTCTCTCTatcctgttctctcctctctctctctctgtctctctctgtcaccccttccttcttttttcttattcccttttctctctgtctatccccttctctgcctctctctgtctctgtctcactctgtctctctctgtccctgtctctctgtctcccttttctctcactcttctctttctctctgtgtctttctttctctgtctctctctctccttcctcccttttatctcattcccttttttctgtcactctgtctatccccttctctctgtctctttctctctctgtgtctcccttttctctcacttctctgcctatcctgttttctctctctctctctccttctctctttctttctctctgaagCCAGCTCAGACTGGTTTGGGCCAGTTTTAAAATGACCATTGTGAGCATTTACAGTtcaaactacaaatcagggcttgattcattgttttgttgatttctggacttacttaagaaagtgattttaaaaaaaaaaaggaatgttaataatatatattaaacaatatatatttttccctttgagCTGGttcttaaatatttaccagcacacaaCTGCATACCTCACCCTGGTCTTAAAGTTCCTTTGGAACTGTTAGAATGAGAACATGCATGATATTTCCTACCCTATTTCAATGGGCATTAAAGGATCATAAAGCTGACAGAAGAAATTTGAGCAGgaatttgtatgtatgtgtgttgtggTGAATGGTGGGAATTGGCCTACAATTTTTATCATAGAAAGtcagtcaaattttaaaaaatttgctttGATGATATTTAGCACTCACAAAATGCAAAATGTCACTGATTAATAATAAACATTGCATTTTGATGATGCTTCATAGCTTCTGagatattttgttattatttatgatTATGTTATcatcataatataataatattataattatcattgatTCTTTGATCAATTCCATTATGTAGGCAGGGGATTATTTCTCCCATTATACagctaaacctcagtttctcttgagtctcagagaggttgtgacttgctcaatgtcacaaagtcagaaaaaaaggGCCAAAACTCAAGtccctttatttccagttcctGTGCTCTGGCGTCAAGCTCATTAGCTATTCCTTGAAGCTTTGTCTTCTATAATTCAGTAAGTATGCCACCTATTCATTTATCCAAGTCAAcgacaaaaatgagaaaacagtgcAGAAATTTATCTACTATAAATTAATAAAGTCACAACCAGACCCATCCAAGAAATAACTATATAAATATGTTCATTTTTTGAAAGTACCACAAACTCTTTAAAAGCAACTCACCTGCAATATCTCTCtggcattttccattttttcacgAAGTCATGTTTAGTATTGTAGGCTAGAATATTTTGGAGCTGGACCTTGCTTTTGGAGTAGATGACATGAAATAAACTAGACTCAGTTCATGTTGCAGGATTAAATGTGCTCTGACGTGGAACTTTTTCCTCTCATGCATGCATATTAAAAGGTTAGATCTGTTTGAGTTACAGGCAGGTCTTCTGTTTAAACAGTAAacactcctttttttccccctgtttaaacattcaacattcctttttttttacccCCATTTCCTATCGGTTAACTAGGAGTAATTGGAACTGAAAGAGACTtgtaaatggatataataatgtTGAAAGTTAAAACTTTCAAGGTAACTCTTCTATTATTCTTATTATCCTGTAAGATAGATACATAAGTGAATAGCTctgtcaaaaaacatttaaaagtacAAGGTCTGAGTTAAGATTGAAATCCTAAAGTTCCAATGCAGTCAGTGCATGCTTCCCAAGACCATTTCCAAGCCAGTTTTTATTATATCAAGCCATTCACATCTAACAATTACAACTACTTCTAGGTGCAAAGGGCTGGGGACACTGTGCCCTCTCAATTAAGAGACCTGTCTCACCTCTGGATACCTGCATATGCTATAGAATATTGTCCCTAACATACCAGATTCAGTTCTGGAGGAGCCTGGCTCCAGTAAAAAGACTTAGActccttttctcattctctttgatTTTTTACACTCCCTCCCTGGCACCTTAGGGAAAATTACTTATACTTTAGGTTTGGCTTATGTCTAGGATTTCTCCAAAGTAAGGGGGGGAAATTTAAACAAGCAGCCAGAACATAACTACTGTTATACTCTCCTGGGAAGTTAATATGTATAACTGTCAActcataaagcattttgcaaaataaATCTATATTTCTTAGTTCACATTGGTTCTGCAGGTCCAGATCCCCTCCAAGTCTGTCTTTTGGAAAGTAGGGTCAGGGATTGTTCGCCCATCATCAGTGTCCTTAATGCAGAAAATCCTCCTGTAAGTAAGTCAACTTTGATTAAGGTGCCTAGGATCTTTCTAACTTACACAACTTTCTCCAAAGTCAAACACATTCATTTCTGGATCCTTGATTGATCAACAATGATCAAAAAGGAAATATCAAATGGAAAAGGCAGCCAGAGATCCCAAGACCCAGGCTCAGCTTGCCTAGTGGACCACCTGCTCTAGGTGCCTCA
The DNA window shown above is from Notamacropus eugenii isolate mMacEug1 chromosome 2, mMacEug1.pri_v2, whole genome shotgun sequence and carries:
- the FAM177B gene encoding protein FAM177B, producing the protein MENAREILQEDGFQKSELEKRETTKRSTPKRIIHFANGDTMHEYSTEEEEEDEEEELKNSSTLAISKLPWGPYFRFWAVRMTSATFSTCDFLGGKVATFFGLDEPKYQYLLNEYYRTQNQKNDKPPEEDDSKAQSTEVADEKQCLDIYGKQYGTSEQKTMVDFTS